CCGCGGCCCGGGACGGCGCGGCGGCGGGCCTGGTCGTGGCCGCCGAGTCGCAGACCGCGGGCCGGGGCCGGCTGGGCCGCGACTGGCAGTCCCCACCGCGCGCCGGGCTCGCGCTGTCGGTGCTGCTCAGACCCACGGTCGACGTCTCGCGATGGGGCTGGCTCCCGCTGCTGGCGGGCGTCGCCCTGGCGGAGGCGGTACGCGGCGAGACCGGGCTGGAGCCCGCGCTCAAGTGGCCCAACGACCTGCTGCTCGGCGGCCGCAAGTGCGCCGGGCTGCTGGCCGAGGTGCCCGAACCCGGGGCGGTGGTGCTCGGCATCGGCCTGAACGTGACGCTGACCGACGACGAGCTGCCGCTCACCCCCACCGGCCTGCCCGCGACCTCACTCCTGGTCGCCGGGGCGTCCGCGCCGGACCGGACCGGGCTGACCGCCGCGCTGCTGGCGCGGCTGGGCGAGCACTACGCGGCCTGGGAGCGGGCCGGGGGCGACCCCGACAAGAGCGGCCTGCGCGACGCGTACCTGCGCATCTGCGCCACTCTGGGCCGCCAGGTGTCGGTGCTGCTGCCCGGCGGGGACGCGGACCTCACCGGCGAGGCCGTCACGGTCGACGCCGACGGCCGCCTCGTCGTCCGCACCGCCACCGGCGACCACCCCGTCGCCGCAGGCGACATCATCCACCTCCGCTGACCACCCGGCGCCACCGCCGCGCACCACCGAGCCCGCCGGGCGGCATGATCGTCTGACTTGCCCGGCACATGGGTGAAAGGGTGCTCAAGATACGCCCGGGTGCCTGGCAAATCGGATGATCTCCGGCGTGGGACAGACCGATAGGCGACGCGGGGCCGATGGCGGATGGTCCGGGGTCGTCCCGTGGAACTACCCTGCTCGCGGACAATCGTGCGGTTTGATCGCAGGCGAGTACGAGGAGGCACGGATGGCGTTCCCCGAGGACGTGTTGACGGCGGACGAGCACGTGGTGCTCGATCTGCACCCCCACTGGAAGGCCATGATCCGCCCGGTGGCGGTGCTGGTGCTCGCGGTGGCCGCGGTGGTGACCGCACTGATCATGCTCGACAACGAGATCCTGGTCTACATCGTGGCCGGGCTCGCCCTGATCGCCGTGGGCTGGCTGTCGTTCTGGCCCTGGCTGGTCTGGCGCACCACGCACTACGTGCTGACCAACGAGCGGGTGCTGCTGCAGACGGGTGTGTTCTCGCGGGACCGCCGCGACATCCCGCTGTCGCGGGTCAACGACCACTCGATGAGCCAGAAGTTCATCGAGCGGCTGCTCGGCTGCGGCACGCTGACCATCGAGTCGGCCGGTGAGCGCGGCCAGTCGGTGCTCAACGACATCCCGCACGTGGAGAAGGTGCAGACCACGCTGTACGAGCTGGTCGAGGCCGACCGTGACGCGCACTCCTACAACGACAACGAGCGGTCCGCGCCGCCGGCGCAGACCGCTCGGGTCGAAGAGAAGCAGTGACGGCTACCGCTCTGGGCGCGGCTTCGCCCGCGCGAGCTCCTCGGCGAGCTCGCGGTCGGTGAACTCCGCGTCCAGGGCGGCCAGCTGCTCGGCCTCGGCCCGCTCGGCGGCGAACTCCGCCTCCAGCGGGGCGGTGAGCCGGGTGAAGTCGTCGCTGCGCAGCTGCGCGGGCACCGGCACGCCGGCCAGCGCGCTGGCGGCGGCCTCGGCGTCGACCAGCTCGTCGACGTCGTCCACGTGCACGTGCGCCGGGCCGAAGTCGGCGTCCACGCCGCCCGCGGGCACCGCGATCGTGTTCGCGGGGGCGAACACGAAGGTGCGGTACGTGTAGAAGCGGAAGATCGTGCCGAGCACCAGGCCCAGCAGCTTCGCCGCGTTGAGGGCGAGCAGGCCGTGCAGGCCGAGGGCGTACTTGGTGGCGCCCATGATGGCCAGCTCGATGGCCAGGCCCGCGACGTTGAACAGCACGAACAGCATGAACTCGCGGCCCATGGCCTGGCTGGACCGGCCCTTGTAGGTCCAGTGCCGGTTCATCAGGTAGGACGCGATCATCGCCACGATGGTGGCGACCACGTTCGCCTTCAGCTGGCCGGTGGGGAAGATCGTCAGCACGAGCGCATTGAGCACCACGAAGTTGACGACGGTGTTGACGCCGCCCACGATGGCGAACTTCAGCGCCTCCGGGCCGAGGTCACGGAGCCGTTGGGGCAGCAGTCGATCGAGCAGCGTCAGGTCTGGGTGCACTGGGTCACCTTACGTGAGTGGACTGGGAGAGTTCTGCAACGCAACTCCGAATGCAAGCGAACTCACCCCGCCTGTACCCGGGCGGGCTCGCCCACCACCGGACCGGAGAACACGAACCGGCGGTATGCCCAGAACCGGAAGACACTGGCGATCCCGGTGCCGAACAGCATCTTCGCCACGTTGTCCGCGAGCCGGGTGTGGAAGACCTCCGGCCACACGCTGCCGAGCACGTCATGGCTCAGCCACACCACGGCCAGCGTGATGCCCAGGCCGATCAGGTTGAAGAGGAAGTACAGCGAGTACTCCCGGGTGAGGCTGGAGCGTTCCCGGTCACGCCACGTCCAGTAGCGGTTGCCGACGAAGGCGCCGGTCGCCGCGAGCACGGTCGAGATCGCCGAGGCGGGCAGCGTGCCGACGGGCGACAGCAGCAGGTTGAAGACGACGAGATCGACGACGTACGCGGCGCCGCCGACCACGCCGAACTTGCTGAGTTCAGCGAGCAGGTGCCGGAACCGCTCGACCAGCCGCAGCGGCATTGCCGCGGAGGTCTTCGGAGCCGGTGGCGTGGGGGTCACCAGGCGAGCCTACCGTGTCGCGGCCGCCGTGCCCGTTTCGCGCGGCGGCCCGGAGACCACCGCGACCAGCCCGACCTCCAGCGGATCGCCGCCCGTGCGCAACTGGGCCACCGCGCCGGCGTCGGCTTTCGCGCCCGCCCAGAGCACATCCAGGCCGGGGGTACGCCATACGCAGCGTCCCGGAGCGGACCCGCAGGCGAGCGCGGCCGCCCCGGCGTTGCGTCCCGCGGCGAGGTTGCCCGGCTCACCCGCGGCGGCGCCGCCGATCAGCAGCTCGTCGCCGGTCAGTGCCAGGTCGCCGTCCCACAGCGCCAGCCCGACCCGGACCTTCCCGCCGCCGCCCAGCCCGACCGTCGCCGGGACGTCGCCGCGCCCGCCACCCGGGCCCAGGTAGACGGCGGCCTCGCCGCGCGGGGCGCTGCGGTGGGCGTACACCACGGCCAGGGTCCAGCCCGCGAACTGGCTCCGGCCGCGGGGCAGTGGATCCGCGGGGGCGGCCAGCCACCAGTCGCCCGCGCCGCCGCCCCGTACCAGCTCGGTGACCTCGGCGTAGCCCTGGCTGTAAACGGCGCCGGACTCTGCATGGTCCGTCTCCACCCGCACCGGCTGCCATGCACCGCCGGGGCCGTGCAGCGCCACCAGCTCCGGCAGCCGCGGTCCGGACGCGGCGACGATCAGCCCCGCCCAGCGCACCTCGGCGCCCTCGGGCAGGGCGAGCCGTGCGCCACTGGCGGCCTTCTCCCCG
The Catellatospora sp. IY07-71 DNA segment above includes these coding regions:
- a CDS encoding GtrA family protein, whose translation is MPLRLVERFRHLLAELSKFGVVGGAAYVVDLVVFNLLLSPVGTLPASAISTVLAATGAFVGNRYWTWRDRERSSLTREYSLYFLFNLIGLGITLAVVWLSHDVLGSVWPEVFHTRLADNVAKMLFGTGIASVFRFWAYRRFVFSGPVVGEPARVQAG
- a CDS encoding GtrA family protein; protein product: MHPDLTLLDRLLPQRLRDLGPEALKFAIVGGVNTVVNFVVLNALVLTIFPTGQLKANVVATIVAMIASYLMNRHWTYKGRSSQAMGREFMLFVLFNVAGLAIELAIMGATKYALGLHGLLALNAAKLLGLVLGTIFRFYTYRTFVFAPANTIAVPAGGVDADFGPAHVHVDDVDELVDAEAAASALAGVPVPAQLRSDDFTRLTAPLEAEFAAERAEAEQLAALDAEFTDRELAEELARAKPRPER
- a CDS encoding biotin--[acetyl-CoA-carboxylase] ligase; the protein is METNRPPLDRDRLAALPGWQVEVRDETGSTNADVAAAARDGAAAGLVVAAESQTAGRGRLGRDWQSPPRAGLALSVLLRPTVDVSRWGWLPLLAGVALAEAVRGETGLEPALKWPNDLLLGGRKCAGLLAEVPEPGAVVLGIGLNVTLTDDELPLTPTGLPATSLLVAGASAPDRTGLTAALLARLGEHYAAWERAGGDPDKSGLRDAYLRICATLGRQVSVLLPGGDADLTGEAVTVDADGRLVVRTATGDHPVAAGDIIHLR
- a CDS encoding PH domain-containing protein codes for the protein MAFPEDVLTADEHVVLDLHPHWKAMIRPVAVLVLAVAAVVTALIMLDNEILVYIVAGLALIAVGWLSFWPWLVWRTTHYVLTNERVLLQTGVFSRDRRDIPLSRVNDHSMSQKFIERLLGCGTLTIESAGERGQSVLNDIPHVEKVQTTLYELVEADRDAHSYNDNERSAPPAQTARVEEKQ